The genome window GGTGAGCCCTGCACCTAACCAGGATGCTCAGGGCACTCCGCCACCCACAAATGGTCAAGGCTCCATAACAGAGGTGGTAGAGCCAGGGACTGGGATTGTCTATGTCCACTCGTCCACACACGGGCCCGTACCAAAGAGTGCGCTTGAAAATGGGAATGGGGTTGGCGATACGGGGAAGCCTACGGCACACCCCAGTGTGGAGAAGCCAGCTGTTGTACAGCCGACTATCGAAAAGCCAGTTGTTCAGCAGCCCATCGCTCAAAAGCCCGCTCAGGCGCCCATTGCGGAGAGGCTGATGGCAGAGAGGCCTATCCCACACCCTGAACAAGGGAGTACAGAGAAGCTTGTCGGTGACAGGCCTATCCTGCGGGAAGGACTGCCACCCATAGCTGCTTCACCCCCGCCGGCGGTGGTGACGCCGACGCGGGAACGCAAGCTTTCGAGTCTGTTCTCCaagtcaccaccaccaagtgGTGAGCATAAAGAGCCGCGACAGCCAAACcgcttgaagaagaagcgaatcCCTGGCAGCGCGAGTGAAAGTGCGCAAAGCTCGTCTCAGTCGCTGCAGGCTGCGACATCTGATACTGGATTAGCAGCGATCCTGCATGCTTCTCGACACGCGGAGGCCAACAATGATGCTGGAGGAGCGACGCCGCGAGCTCCTAACACTACGAGTTCCGATGATATGAGCCCGCCACGAGAAGGCAGGCCGGAGAAGCAGCTGTTGCCGCACGAAGGTGGACAGCAGGCGGGCGACACATCGCTGCGGCCGTATGGCTCACGCACTCCGTCGATGAACTCCCGGTCATCGTTCACCGACTACTCTGATGCTGACCCTACCGATGATGCGGCGCGAGCGGAGCGCAAGGAGCATCGCCGCAGTTGGCGGTTCCCGCGCTCGTCCAAACGCAGCAACGAACACATTGGCTTGGGACTTGCGTCGCCACCGCTGATGGCCACCACACCTGGCGCCGACCGAAGCACCAGCTCGATTGGCAGTTGGCATCACTCGAGCAGGAGCTCACCTTCGGATCTGCAGCAATTTGCGAGCGATCCGTCCTATCAACCTCTGAGTCTCGACGCCGAAGTCAGCAACAACGGGGCCGCCAAGGACGCTTCTTTCGTGGAACCCGAGAAGCGCAGCCTGTTTGGCAAGTTCAAAGCCAAGGTTGCACAGGTGCGGGATGGTGTCAAGGAGTCCACCGAGCGGGACCGGACGCGAAGCCCTGTAAACTCAGAAGCCGACCTGTCGGTGTCGAGTCACACGCTGTCACCATCTGGCAAGGATAGTCTGCGAAACCGACCTGCTCCGATCGACGTGACTAGCTATCCTAAAGAGGGACAAATAAGTTCACCGGTCTCTCCACTGCCGGGTTCAGGACTGCCTCCGGCAATCCCTGAAGAGCCACGGACACCGGAGAGCCCTGTTGCGGTGCCTGGCTTAGAGCAGAAGCAAGAGCCCGTGGCCGTGCCCGTTGCCTCTCCACCAGTAGAGACGGAGGGAACGGACGCTGGACCGGGGCCTGCTGTACCCTCATAGATGAAGAATTCTGATTTTTTCCTTTGTTAAGTGGTTTAGGATATGGAAATGGACGACATGATTCACGCACAGGTGGCTTGAGGCTGCCATGAGGATCGTCGTTGATGCATTTATGGGTCACGAATGATGTTTGTATTGCTTGTGGGATGGCGTGCCATGTGTTTCAAATAGGTGTAGATTATGTACGGTACATGACACTATTGCAGAATAGTAGAGTTTTCCGACTTGTATGGCCTATCTTCAAAGTAAATCTAAATCTGTAACATCCCCTGACACCTCAGGCATCCACAACCCCAGACTAACCCATGCAAACAAACCAAACAAAGccaatcctcttcttccacttccgtcACCTCCGAAGCATCTCTTCGTTCCACAGCTCCTAatcaacctcaccacctccccaattcctcctcccctccctctctttccccctcagGCCCATCGCCTCTCTATCAAAATGgcctccccacccccctcccccctcacaaCCAACAGCGCCGCCTCCGCGCCGCCCGACACCTCCAACAAACCCGCCGCACCCCCGGTGAACATCCTCCCGACCCAACTCGCAACCACCTACTCCTACATCCACCCAGCAGCGCTTCTCTCCGCCTTCGCCGCGCGATTCCCCGCGCTGGTCAACGACCCGGTCTCCGAAATGGCCCAGCAATTGCCCTTCCTGGCTCTCGCCCACGTCGCCTACGTGATGATCTGTCTCCCCGCCGCTGGTACCGActctgccaccaccaccgcagcagCTACaccaacatccccatccacccctactgctgctgctacctcCAGCGCATCGTCCgcaaccactactaccactggATCAACAACGAACGGAAACGTGATCCTCCGTCCCGGCCGCGTCGGCCGCCGTCGCACAAAGGactcgtcctcgtcctcctcgtccactgCATCGGCTATTCGTGGACGGGTTGTTGTACGTCCtccccccacctcctccaattAATATTCCCACTAATGAACTATGACCAATGGAATAGGCTTCACTCCTCTCCTTAACATTGACAACCCTCCTCGCCACCCCCGTCCTCAGCATCCTGCTCATTCTCTTCGGCGCGCCGTTCACGACTCACCATGCCCAGACGGTGCTCTGCGCGGCGCATATGGCTATTCTCTCGTCTCTGGCATTGGTGTATGttcatggtgttgatgggaaTGTTTGGAAGGAGGTGTGGGGGGCCAAAAGGcctggggatgttgtttgGGGTGGGGCGTTGGGGACTTGTGTGGGTGCGTGGCTTGGGGCGGTGCCGGTGCCGCTGGATTGgtatgtttcttcttcctttctccatTCTGTTtcctgtatgtatgtatgggaTAGGGTTGGCTAATGGTGGGTGTATTGTGTAGGGATCGGCCGTGGCAGGCGTATCCGATTACGTTGTTGACCGGGGCGTATGTGGGTTTCGTGCTGGGTTCGGTGCTGGGGCGGTCGGTGTTGTTTGGGAAGAGGGTGCGGtttgaggagggggaggatgttAAGAAGGTTGATTAGGGAGATCACCTATTTCATTTGCATGGTTTGGGTTGTGGGGGTAGATATccaggtgttgttgttgttgcttcGTGTATAGCT of Aspergillus luchuensis IFO 4308 DNA, chromosome 7, nearly complete sequence contains these proteins:
- a CDS encoding putative Rho GTPase activator (Sac7) (COG:T;~EggNog:ENOG410PGBJ;~InterPro:IPR000198,IPR008936;~PFAM:PF00620;~go_process: GO:0007165 - signal transduction [Evidence IEA]), translated to MVTTGKSHPGVDPLHRLPPTAAPPETIATSPPSKRDLASWWRQFKRNTRKEEPKEKPQGIFGIPLNVSIKYANVAISLTNDNGESFIYGYVPIVVAKCGVYLKEKATDVEGIFRLSGSAKRIKDLQEIFDSPERYGKGLDWTGYTVHDAANVLRRYLNQLPEPIVPLDFYERFREPLRTYQRQVQEQIQNNAPPAETEAFDHAKAVAAYQQLIRELPPLNKQLLLYILDLLAVFASKSDQNRMTSANLSAIFQPGLLSHPQHDMSPDEYKLSQDVLIFLIENQDHFLFGMNGTAADEQTVKEVEGGLARRPTTHSNVRRSVSSASGGAESFRKYGSLRRNVSVSSKNSRNSNAASPATPTSLGGVGVHRSNTLPSKMTPVIPPSRYGRAVENTGVNSSAHTSAQHSRASSRAPAPAEDTPQPPQPQPQPTQTQPAPQPQIAPQTQPVPQPQIAPQPQVAPQPQAQVPEAPVTPQTQIAPQPQPAPQPQPELPQTNVQVSPAPNQDAQGTPPPTNGQGSITEVVEPGTGIVYVHSSTHGPVPKSALENGNGVGDTGKPTAHPSVEKPAVVQPTIEKPVVQQPIAQKPAQAPIAERLMAERPIPHPEQGSTEKLVGDRPILREGLPPIAASPPPAVVTPTRERKLSSLFSKSPPPSGEHKEPRQPNRLKKKRIPGSASESAQSSSQSLQAATSDTGLAAILHASRHAEANNDAGGATPRAPNTTSSDDMSPPREGRPEKQLLPHEGGQQAGDTSLRPYGSRTPSMNSRSSFTDYSDADPTDDAARAERKEHRRSWRFPRSSKRSNEHIGLGLASPPLMATTPGADRSTSSIGSWHHSSRSSPSDLQQFASDPSYQPLSLDAEVSNNGAAKDASFVEPEKRSLFGKFKAKVAQVRDGVKESTERDRTRSPVNSEADLSVSSHTLSPSGKDSLRNRPAPIDVTSYPKEGQISSPVSPLPGSGLPPAIPEEPRTPESPVAVPGLEQKQEPVAVPVASPPVETEGTDAGPGPAVPS
- the GPI11 gene encoding PIG-F family protein (COG:G;~EggNog:ENOG410PMW8;~InterPro:IPR009580;~PFAM:PF06699;~TransMembrane:4 (i167-190o196-217i237-258o264-286i);~go_component: GO:0005789 - endoplasmic reticulum membrane [Evidence IEA];~go_process: GO:0006506 - GPI anchor biosynthetic process [Evidence IEA]), translated to MASPPPSPLTTNSAASAPPDTSNKPAAPPVNILPTQLATTYSYIHPAALLSAFAARFPALVNDPVSEMAQQLPFLALAHVAYVMICLPAAGTDSATTTAAATPTSPSTPTAAATSSASSATTTTTGSTTNGNVILRPGRVGRRRTKDSSSSSSSTASAIRGRVVASLLSLTLTTLLATPVLSILLILFGAPFTTHHAQTVLCAAHMAILSSLALVYVHGVDGNVWKEVWGAKRPGDVVWGGALGTCVGAWLGAVPVPLDWDRPWQAYPITLLTGAYVGFVLGSVLGRSVLFGKRVRFEEGEDVKKVD